A single region of the Schistocerca serialis cubense isolate TAMUIC-IGC-003099 chromosome 7, iqSchSeri2.2, whole genome shotgun sequence genome encodes:
- the LOC126412686 gene encoding uncharacterized protein LOC126412686, giving the protein MKAALVLLISGVLLVAYCTPLTAADDGDEVFEDDDETDSVADDDADDCADEEGASGESRQAARGAHARAGHAKHARAGSRHAAGRAANRPHARTGAARRAAHKL; this is encoded by the exons ATGAAGGCAGCCCTCGTCCTGCTGATCTCTGGCGTGTTGCTTGTGGCGTACTGCACGCCGCTGACTGCTGCAGACGATGGAGACGAAGTGTTCGAAGATGACGACGAGACTGACAGCGTAGCAGACGACGACGCCGACGACTGCGCTGATGAGGAGGGTGCAAGTGGAGAGAGCAGGCAGGCAGCCAGAG GTGCTCACGCCCGGGCCGGCCATGCGAAACATGCACGTGCAGGCAGCCGACACGCTGCGGGCAGAGCTGCAAACAGACCCCACGCCAGGACAGGCGCCGCCCGCAGAGCCGCCCACAAGTTGTAG